One window of Hypanus sabinus isolate sHypSab1 chromosome 18, sHypSab1.hap1, whole genome shotgun sequence genomic DNA carries:
- the LOC132407454 gene encoding uncharacterized protein LOC132407454, with amino-acid sequence MEPVLRPDRLDLDPQDPDAALAFEHWLACFQSYLAELRATEPAVMHRILLSRVSSKVYSFIRDLPTYEGALDALKRQYLRPVNTVYARHRLATRQQRPGESCAEFLRALQTLVRACDCKTLTAEQHAELLVRDAFVTGLRSVYMRQRLLENSDLTLSSAIEKANALEAARHNADAVQSRDSPPVSWTPQTPPPPAPGSEFANAAACRHSTSSPTQTTAVARKKLVLCYFCGQKKHPRQRCPAREATCSSCGKRGHFAKVCKSQPRAECSAAGETWGPPSCMPGCGRPSLSTSARPAPDPRMLTGYPGCERPSLSASACPAPDPPMLTGYPDGDPTLATVTLDQSAPHQLARSMMDIQVEGHWTGCLFDTGSTGSFIHPDTVQRCGLATRPVSRRFHLASGSQSADIRAGCVATLVVQGTEYRDFELLVMPNLCAPVLLGLDFQSHLESVTMVYDRPLPPLTVKNPQFCGTSSHTPLLTTHTHGHTHPIQNQANSCATDTCSLSTLKIPPPPLFANLTPDCNPVATKSRRYSAGDRAFIQSEVQRLLREGIIEPSTSPWRAQVVVVRTGQKNRMVVDYSQTINRFTQLDAYPLPRIADMVNQIAQYKVYSTIDLKSAYHQLPICPEDRPYTAFEAGGRLYHFLRVPFGVTNGVSVFQREMDRMVDQYQLRATFPYLDNITICGHDRPDHDANLQRFLQVAAALNLTYNRDKCVFGTTRLAILGKSVTGTTLPVWLTSPGPVLLRKHVRSNKYSPLVERVHLLHANPQYAYVVLPDGREDTVSIRDLAPAGAADHYPEGSPVTVNPAPEVTPYSPGPTQTPHDTCIPGVSYAFIPGASHMHEGSPAPSGQEHAQPPSPVQSPMLPAPMRSQPVLRRSQRQIRPPDRLDL; translated from the exons atggaacccgttttgcgtccggaccggttggatttggaccctcaagaccctgacgcggctctcgcttttgaacactggcttgcatgcttccaatcgtacttggcggagcttcgtgcgactgaacccgccgttatgcacagaatcctactctcgagggtctcctccaaagtttactcctttatccgggacctgccgacctacgaaggggcactggacgccctcaaacgacagtacctgcggccggtgaacaccgtctacgcaagacatcgcttagctacccggcaacagcggcctggcgaatcgtgcgctgagtttctccgagcactacagacactcgtccgagcttgtgactgcaagacgctcacggcagaacagcatgcggagctgctggtgcgagacgcctttgtgacgggactgcggtcagtgtacatgcgccagcggctgctggagaactcggatcttaccttaagctcggcgatagagaaggccaacgctctagaagctgcgcggcataacgccgacgctgtccagtcgcgcgattccccgccggtttcgtggacgcctcagaccccgccaccgccggctcccgggagcgaattcgccaacgccgccgcctgtcgccattccacgagctccccgacccagaccacggctgtggcccgtaagaaactcgtgctttgttatttctgtggccaaaagaaacatcctcgacaacgctgtccagcgcgagaagcgacctgctccagctgcggaaagcggggccacttcgccaaggtctgtaagtctcaacctcgagcggagtgcagcgctgcgggtgaaacgtgggggccgccatcttgcatgccgggatgtgggcggccatctttgtcgacgtcagcacgccccgcccccgatcctcggatgctgaccgggtaccccggatgtgagcggccatctttgtcggcgtcagcatgccccgcccccgaccctccgatgctgaccgggtaccccgacggcgatccaactctggccactgtgactctcgaccaaagcgccccacaccagcttgcaagatccatgatggacatccaggtggaggggcattggactggatgcctgtttgacacgggcagcactgggagttttattcacccggacacagtgcaacgctgcggacttgctacgcggccggtcagtcggaggttccatttggcctctgggtcgcagtccgcagacatccgggcgggttgtgtagcgactttggtggtgcaaggcacagaatatcgggactttgaactgctggtcatgcctaatctgtgtgcacctgtgctattgggactggacttccagagccatctcgaaagtgtgactatggtatacgacaggcccctcccaccactcactgtcaagaatcctcagttttgtgggacttcttcacataccccgctactgaccacacacacacacggacacacacatcccatccagaaccaggccaacagctgcgctaccgacacttgcagcctctccactctcaagatccctcccccaccgctgttcgccaacctgacccccgactgtaaccctgtggcaaccaaaagcaggaggtacagcgcgggggaccgggccttcattcagtcggaggtgcagcggctgctcagggaggggatcattgagccgagcacaagcccttggagggcccaggtggttgttgttcggactgggcagaaaaataggatggtggtggactatagtcaaaccatcaataggtttacgcagcttgacgcataccccctaccccgcatcgcggatatggtcaaccagattgctcagtataaggtgtactcgacaatagatctgaaatccgcttatcaccagctccccatctgcccagaggaccgcccctacaccgccttcgaggcgggcggccggctctatcacttcctgcgcgtccctttcggtgtcacgaatggtgtctctgtcttccagagggaaatggaccggatggtggaccagtaccaactgcgggccacatttccctatctggataacatcaccatctgtggtcatgacaggccagatcacgacgccaacctccaacggtttctccaagtggccgcagctctgaaccttacttataacagggacaagtgtgtttttggtaccacccgccttgctatacttgg gaagtctgtcactgggaccaccctaccagtttggctgacgtccccggggccagtgctgctccggaaacatgtgaggagcaataaatactccccgctggtggagagggttcaccttctccatgcgaacccccagtatgcttacgtggtcttacctgatgggcgggaggacacggtctccatccgcgacctggcacccgcaggtgcagcagaccactaccctgaaggctctccggtaactgtgaaccctgcaccagaggtgacaccgtactcaccaggccctacacagactcctcacgacacttgtataccgggcgtttcgtacgcatttataccaggcgcctcgcacatgcatgagggatcaccggcacctagtgggcaagaacacgcgcaacccccgtcccctgtgcaatcgccaatgttgccggcacctatgcggtcacagccggtgctacgtagatcgcagcgacagattcgaccgcctgatcggcttgacttgtaa